A single Lactuca sativa cultivar Salinas chromosome 8, Lsat_Salinas_v11, whole genome shotgun sequence DNA region contains:
- the LOC111896086 gene encoding protein FAR-RED IMPAIRED RESPONSE 1-like — protein MSHPKEIDKSIATDTIIAEINSSPNDEQIDSISFTSEELQTTIRIEGESSNSTNESYCSNIIEESEYKPDVPIEFVPVVNSVFKSLNLAVKMYTDYAEMAGFHTRLSSQSKYNSQIIKEKYVICNRGGKDKPKPCDTLATSFVKRKPNSNKIIIGCTTKIIFENVYGTRDYKVKKFFEMHNHPLESIEERPYTKKARKMSYSEKEFEVRASKAKIGPTMAHKIRAVLKGGYEYVGVKMKEKRLVMQSLEKLYLLMQLLEQTSIKWYLFHSAVDHHKKSVSVGAGLLSRKTIESYEWLLKAFLRANEGKAPKLVLTDQDATIKQAVESVLPNSRHRLCMWHIMKKLQANITGDLFKNKDFKKRFNKLVWKMHIKPDEFEKKWDLIINEFNLEDKRWFNDMFELRDKWILAYFSDTRISGLMKTTSRLESMKSFFNTYPRSGNLLLHFMMNYDTAIQKQRNTQQELDHQKKKAVEIKLPKNNVKCTCEHFNRFGTLCRHAFNILMKHVIKDIPEQYIENRDSEINISVNQAYYNFEACLEYVRKNKEKMDLFVKKTESMLKECENDPTNELQKNRTDVEEVGKLMGITIPKEIDINVPNVQSNKGCGKKSRIQSATEIAYKNSNKQTRRCSGCGERAPHNLRTCPIKLAAKQSSKAT, from the exons atGTCGCATCCAAAAGAAATTGACAAGTCGATCGCAACCGATACTATTATAGCTGAAATCAATTCATCTCCTAACGACGAACAAATCGATTCAATTTCTTTCACTTCTGAAGAACTTCAAACTACGATTCGTATTGAAG GTGAAAGTTCAAATTCAACAAATGAATCATATTGCAGTAACATAATTGAAGAATCTGAATATAAACCAGATGTCCCTATAGAATTTGTACCAGTTGTAAACAGTGTTTTCAAATCACTAAATTTGGCAGTAAAAATGTATACTGATTATGCAGAAATGGCAGGTTTTCATACAAGACTGAGTAGCCAATCAAAATACAATAgccaaataataaaagaaaaatatgttatATGCAATAGGGGTGGCAAGGATAAACCAAAACCTTGTGATACGTTGGCTACAAGTTTTGTCAAGAGaaaaccaaattcaaacaagATAATTATTGGGTGTACAACAAAGATTATATTTGAAAATGTTTATGGAACAAGAGATTACAAAGTTAAGAAATTCTTTGAAATGCACAACCACCCACTGGAAAGTATTGAGGAAAGACCTTATACGAAAAAGGCAAGAAAGATGTCATATTCTGAAAAAGAGTTTGAAGTACGTGCATCAAAAGCTAAAATTGGTCCGACAATGGCTCACAAAATACGAGCAGTTTTGAAAGGAGGATATGAATATGTAGGGGTGAAG ATGAAAGAGAAAAGGCTTGTTATGCAGAGTTTGGAGAAGTTATATCTTTTGATGCAACTTTTAGAACAAACAA GTATAAAATGGTATTTGTTCCATTCAGCAGTTGACCACCACAAGAAATCAGTTAGTGTTGGTGCTGGGTTGCTGAGTAGAAAGACAATTGAGTCGTATGAATGGCTGCTTAAAGCTTTTCTTAGAGCTAATGAAGGGAAAGCACCAAAACTTGTTCTAACTGATCAAGATGCAACAATAAAACAAGCAGTGGAATCTGTCTTACCAAATTCAAGACACAGACTATGCATGTGGCACATAATGAAAAAACTGCAAGCAAAt ATTACTGGCGATTTGTTTAAAAACAAAGACTTCAAGAAAAGATTTAACAAGCTTGTTTGGAAAATGCATATCAAACCTGATGAATTTGAAAAGAAGTGGGATTTGATAATTAATGAATTCAATCTGGAAGATAAAAGATGGTTCAATGATATGTTTGAATTACGTGACAAATGGATACTTGCATACTTCAGTGACACAAGAATATCTGGATTGATGAAAACCACTTCAAGATTAGAAAGCATGAaatccttcttcaacacttaccctCGATCTGGAAATTTACTTTTACATTTCATGATGAACTATGACACAGCAATTCAAAAACAGAGAAATACACAACAAGAGCTTGATCATCAAAAAAAGAAAGCG GTAGAAATAAAACTTCCAAAAAATAATGTAAAATGTACATGTGAACACTTCAACCGCTTCGGGACTTTGTGCAGACATGCATTCAACATACTCATGAAACATGTAATTAAGGACATACCTGAACAGTACATTGAGAATC GAGATAGTGAAATTAACATATCTGTCAATCAAGCATACTACAACTTTGAAGCATGTTTGGAATACGtaagaaaaaataaagaaaaaatggatttgtttgttaagaaaacAGAAAGCATGCTGAAGGAATGTGAAAACGATCCTACAAATGAATTGCAGAAAAATAGGACAGATGTTGAAGAGGTAGGAAAGCTTATGGGCATAACTATTCCAAAAGAAATTGACATCaatgttccaaatgttcaaagcaATAAAGGATGCGGAAAGAAAAGCAGAATTCAAAGTGCAACAGAAATAGCGTATAAAAATTCAAACAAGCAAACAAGAAGATGCTCAGGATGTGGAGAAAGGGCTCCTCATAACTTGCGGACATGCCCAATCAAACTTGCAGCAAAACAATCATCAAAAGCTACTTAG